AGCCGAATGCAACGGATCTTTTAGTAGCGGACCAGTATCCCGGGTTCCGAGAATACTTTAACGGCCATTCGAAAAATATGAGCGAAAAGATCTGTTATATGGGCCGTGTTTATTATGTTGATTACCTGGTCTTCTACGTCTCAGCAGTCCAGCGCGACTGGAATAAAGAGATATGGGACCTGTATAAGGATAAGGAGCCTGAGAAGGTCATAATGATAAACGGCATAGAATATTGCTGGATATATAAAGCATGATAATATCCGGTATTATGCGAGAGAAATAATCGATCATCTATTATGTTTTTGAGACACGAAAAGTTAATGTCAAATGAAATAGATAGCCTTGCTATCCAAAAAAATTACATTAAACCATTAGATGCATTAAAATAAATGAACGGAATGGCCCATAACAGAAGGGAACTATAAATGACGGACAACCCATATATATCGGTAATAATACCTGTTTACAATGAAGAAGACAATATTACCGAGCTTTATGGGCAGTTAAGCTCAGTATTATACTCATTGAATCAACCGTTTGAAGTGCTTTTTATCGATGACGGTTCAAGGGATAACACTTACAATAAACTAAAAGAGATCAAGGATGATAATGTCAGGATCATCAGGTTTCAGCGTAATTTTGGAAAAGCTGCAGCCCTGTCATGTGGATTTAAGTATGCTCGGAGTAACATAGTAATAACGATGGACGGGGACCTGCAGGATGACCCAAAAGAGATCGCGAAATTTTTGGAAGGATTAAAAGAATTTGATATGGTATCCGGATGGAAATATAGGAGAAAAGACCCGTTCACAAAAACGATACCATCAAAGATCTTTAATATTTTGACAAGGGTCCTGACGAATGTCAACATTCACGATTTTAATTGTGGATTTAAAGCCTACAGGGGATATGTTGTAAAAGATATTAAACTGTATGGCGAACTTCATCGATATATCCCGGCGATAGCCCAATGGAAAGGCTATACGGTTGGTGAGATAAAAGTAGAACATCATCCAAGAGTGCACGGAAAATCTAAATATGGTGCAAACAGGCTATTAAAAGGATTTTTGGACCTGATTACCGTAAAATTCCTGATAACATATATACAAAGACCATTGCACCTTTTCGGGAGTATTGGCGTATTACTGAGCGGGTCCGGGTTTCTTGTCGGATGTTACTTAATATATTTGTGGTTCAACGAAGTAAAAATAGGGGACAGACCATTATTGAACTTATCGGTTTTACTGATAATCACCGGCATACAATTGATTGCTATGGGATTGATAGGTGAACTATTCGTAAACTCAAAGGATAACAATAACTGGATCATTAAAAAGGAATGATGATGAAGCGAAAAAGTCTTCTGGCCATATTGGTGACATTATTTTTTATTATCTTCCTTTTAGTAAGGCTGGATATAAACACGATCATTAATACAGTTTTGAAGATGGATTTTAAGCTTTTATTGCTCACGATACCATTTATAATATTGTTATATATTATAAAGACGAAAAAATGGCTAATATTATTAGACAGTATTGACATCAAGATAGGCTTCCTGGAAGCTTTTAAAATATATCTAATAGGTACGTTCTATGGGGTTATCACGCCGGCAAAGGTCGGGGAGTTCACGCGGTCGTTCTATCTCCAACAAAAGAAATCGCAGACCATACCAACAATATTAGTTGACAGAATAACGGATATTGTGACACTATTACTGTTAAGTATAGTCCTGATACTGGCCTTATTTAATAACAATGAGCTAATAAATCTGATCATTCTGATGATAGTCCTTTTCATCAGTGCTATCTTTATTGTAACGAATAAGAGGATTGTAACAATGATCTTTAAATTATTCAAGATCAACGACGACCATAAAGAAAATTATTTCGTTACGTTTAACAGGATAATAAAAAATAAAAAAGCGCTATATTACGTTTTGTTGTTAACGTTTTGTTACTACATGGTCAATATGTTTATATTCTGGCTGATCATTAAATCATTGAACCCTGCCCTAAATGAGATGCTTGCACTGTCTCTTCCGATAATTATTATCATGGGGAATATTCCTATCACTGTATCGGGATTAGGTATAAGGGAATTTGTAAGCGTGTTGATCTTTTCGTTACTTAATGAAGAGCCGGCTTATGGCTTTTCTGCATCTTTGATATTATATGTTATTACTTGCCTGATACCAGGTCTTGGGGGGTCAGTTTTCACAATAAGGAAAAGGAAGAATGAGAATGAATCTAAATAGAGGAAATTATAAAAAATATATGAGCAACAATCCACTTGTGTCCATGGTTATTTCAAAATTCTTAAATGAAATAAAAACTACGTTAGAAACATTGAATGTAAATAATGCATTAGACGTAGGATGTGGAGAAGGATTTGTAACACAATATTTAAATCTAAAAAATTCTACGGGTATTGATATTTCTAATAATGCATTGATATTTGCTCGTAAAATTAATAAAAATACAAATTTTTGTAGGTCAAGTATTTATAAATTACCTTTCAAAGATGAAAGTTTTGATTTGATTATGGCTTTAGAAGTACTTGAACACTTAGAAGACCCAGACTCCGCGCTATGTGAAATAAAAAGAATATCTCGAAAATATTGTTTATTAAGCGTACCAAATGAACCCTATTTTAGAATAATGAATTTGTTTAGAGGAAAAAATATTATTAGGTTAGGGAATGATAAAGAACACATTCAAGGATGGACATCAAAAAAATTTTTAAAAATGTTAGAGAGACATTTTGAGATTATTATATTAAAAAGGCCCTTTCCTTGGACACTAGTTTTATGTAAAAAGAGGGAATATTAGGGAGATAAAATGAAGATTAATATCAAAAAATTTGATTCCCATACATATGAAGTAATATTAGTGTTAGCATTATTTTTAATACCATTTATATTAAGAATTATATTTATATCACATTATTTAGATGATTGGGATAGTATTCAATTTGCATTAGGGATCCATGATTTTAATATTAAAGAACATCAACCACATCCACCAGGTTATCCAGCTTATATATTTTTAGCCCAATTATTTTATATAATTTTTCAAAATGATACACTAACATTAACATTAATGAGTGCATTATTTGGCTCAATATCAGTTGTTTTTACATATTTATTAGCGAAAGAATTTTTTGGATATGAAATAGGAATATTATCAGCTGCTATATTATCATGTACACCAGCCCATTTTATTTTCAGTGTAGTTGCTATGAATGATATTGTATCAATGAGTTTATTGATAGTATCAATTTATTTGTTATATATAGGTTTAAATCGAGAGAAATTTCTTTTATTAGGTTCTTATTTAATAGGCTTTACAATAGGAATACGACCTCAAATATTTATATTGATAATCATATTATTTAGTATTATTCAATATTGGAAAAAAAATCTTTCATCAAATATCTATTCAATTATTTTATTTATATTTGGATGCATTACATGGTTTATTCCAGCATCGATATTGAATGGGGGAGTAATAGAATACCTAACTCTTACAAGATCACAGATTGATGCTGTAGATAGATTTAATTATACATTTGTACAATTTGAAAAATTTATAAACCTAATGTTAGATGGATGGACACAAATAATAATATTTTTTATAATTTTAACTACTATAGCAATATGTTTACTAATAATCGAAAAAATGGGAAAAGTAAATTTAAAAAATATCAATAAGCCATTAACAATATTATTTATATGGTTATTAATTGGAGTGTTTTTTATTATTTCGCTTTATACATTATACATAACAAGATATTTACTACCAATTTTTGTACCATTATCAATTATAATTTCATATTCTATAAAATATATTGGTGATAAATTTTCAAATAAAAAATTAAAGATAATATATTATTCAATTGTGTGTGTATGCATAGTAATAATGTTGATACAATCGATATCGATTGTATCAAGTATATCCCATATTGCTCCTGCACCAGTACAAGCTGCTACATATATTGAAGAAAATTATAATCATAATGATACCATTATAATTGCCAGAGATTCTTATAGGCATTTTCAATATTACTTACCAAATTTTACTACTAAAATGTACGTTTCAAATGTAAAATTAACAGATGAAACGCAAATTACAAAAATTATTAGCGAAAGTCCACTGTCGTTCGAAAATTCTGTAAAAATTAATGAATTTTATAGATCTGACAATATTTATCAAAAACATTCTAAAGTAAATTTGTATGAAGAGGAACTATATAATAGAATCATAGCCGACATAGGAGTGCATGATCTTGAAATGTGGGGGGAAACACCTACCAGATGGATTACTGAAAATGCAACTTTCATTTATATATCTAAAAATATTGAAGAAACTAATATAACTTTTAATGTAAAACCATTTCGAACAAACAAATCATTGATAGTATTCATTAATAATCAAATAGTATTCAATGATAATATTAAAAATTATGAGAAAATTACTATACCAATACATATTGATAAAGGTGTAAATAAAATTATATTTTATTGTCCTGATAAAAGCCAACGTCCATGTGATATACCAGAACTAAAAAGTAATGATAATAGATATTTATGTTTTTACATTCAAAATATTTATATAGATGGTTAAAAATATTTATTTTAAATATTTTTTAATGAGAAAAGTAAATCTAACATACAAGTTATTAAGTTATTTTAAATAATTATCTTATTTTTATATCGTTTTTAATATTACCAGTAATCATTCTTTTAATTTTATTAGACAATAAAATTTTCATACCAATCCCAATAAAAAAGATAATAAAATTCGGTATCATTATCTAAAAGAAAATTTAAATTATTATTAAAAGTACCTAATGGATCAAACTTTTAGAATATATTGGAAACAGAAACCCCAAAATCATATAATTTTATTCAATATTGATTTTTCAAATTCTGTTAGTATTAACATTAATTCATTATCAGTGTTGAAAGTAATATCATTAGAATTTAATTGCTCTTCTAATCCCCCAACATTTCTGCATATAACCGGTTTATTATACAATTTTGCTCTGGCTAAAACACTAGAGCTCCATATCTCCTTATACGGAATTAAAATTATATCCGAAGCATTAATCCATTCATCAAACTCTTTATCACTAACAAATGAATCAACTAATTTAACATTATTTGACGATTCTACAATATTTTTTAATTTATACCAATATCTAAGATAAGGTTCTTCTTTTATCCTTACGGATCCCACAATATATAGAAGTAGATTATTATTTTCTAGTTTTTTAAAGCAATTTGCTGCTACATCAAAACCTTTATGCTCTTGAATAAACCCGATACATAAAAAAATTATTTTATCACTTGGTAAGCCAAATTTGTTCCTACACTCAGATTTTGATAAATTTGTATATTTTATAAAATATTTAGAATGGTCAATTAAATGGTATTTTCCGTCTTGTAATTTAAAATAATGACTTATAAAAGTATCAATTTCTTTTTGAGTATGGAATAAAATATTGGGACAAAGCCCCCATTTCAAACATTCTAAAAATTTATAGAAACCTTTTTTATCATAGGAGATTTCGTGTGCTATAACTTCAATCTTACGTCCATACCTTATAAATAAATAATAAAATGAAAGATATGTTAAAATGTTACTTATTAGATTTTTACTTGAATCATGATAGAAAGATTCATGATATTGTATTATTGTTTTATCACAATTATTAATATATTTACTCAAACCAAGGAGTTTTCGTCCGCCTTTAAGGTCCATGTATAAACCATCTTCGGCCTTGTTCAATGAAATAATATCGACCAATTCGCCATCTTTTTTTATATTTTGAACCATCTGGTAAGCATATTTACCTATACCACATTTTTTGGGTGGATATGTAGATACCATTAAGTATCTCAATTTATTTCCCCCTGAGAGATTTACCTATCAAATTACCGAGATTAATAGACAATTTATTCCAGTCATATTCACTTTCCGCAGTATTTCTTGCACATTTTGACATTTCAGTAAGAATATTTTTATCGTCTAAAAACAATTTAATGTATTTACGGAAATCGCTTAATTCACTCTCTATATAATTATTTTTATTATACAATCCTCTTGCCCCTATTTTCGTTGTGATTACGGGAAGACCTGCTGCAAAATAGTCAAGCATTTTAATATTAATTCCTGATCCTCTCACCATAGGATTTAATGCTATATCAGATGCAAGCATATATTTTTTTAAATCATCATTACTCACTAGCCCTGTTATCAAGACATTAGAGGGAATAGAAGTTTTATCCACACAATCTGACACTCCGCCTACTATGATAAATTGTATATCACCACATTCCTGAGCAAGTGTTTTTATAATAAATTCTGCTGCATCAACATTTGGTGCGTAATTACTGCCTACAAAAATCGCTGCAAAGTTATCGATTCCAAGTTCATTCTTTAGCTTGTTTTTTTCAATGTTAATATCATAATCCTTGACAAACGTACCATTTGGCAATATAAAAATTTTTTCGGGATCTACACCATAATTTAAAACGAACTTAGCCTTATCTTCATCCGAACACGCTAAAATAATATCTGCCTGCTTACATAGATTGCTTTCCACAAAACGAACATATTCAACTATACATTTTCCAAATCCGTTTTTAGGAAATAATTGTTCCCTGAGCCCATACTCATAATTATGACTATCATATATGAGTAATTTATCTTTTATATCATCATAGATTACTGAATATATCCATGGATGACTGACAATAATAACTTCATTTTTTATTAATTCTTTTTTTACACGATTAACATATTCATCTGAAGCAAAAATAAGAAAAGGTGATAATACATCAATGGTAACATTTTGAGGGACCAATTTATTCAAATATGAATTAATATCAAAATGTGTCTTAGAAAATGGTACATCGATTTCATTTAGGTTATCCGATATCTTGATTTCGCGATGTTGTTCTCCTGACCAATCATATGAACCTATATAAGTAACTTGAAAATTTCGTGGAAAATTTGAATATAGGCCTTTTAATCTCAGTCTACCGCCACCTATAGCTGGCTCTATAGGTTGCATATCAAGTACTAAGGTATTTATTTTGGGAGTTCTTTCACTGGGATCTATATTAATACCATCAAGCATATCATTAGTTACATTGTCCCAAGTGATATGACGTACTGCATCATATCCATTGATGCCCATATTAGCTGCTTCGTCAGGATTTTCAATAAAAAAATTTATTTTTTCGGCAATTTTTATTGGGTCGGGTTCAACAATAAAACCACTTACACCATCCTTTACTATATAAGTTGGCTCTCCAGAGTCATGGCAAGTAATAACAGGTTTCTTTGCTCTAAAAGCTTCAATAGTAATATACCCAAAATCTTCTTTCTTGGTTACAAATGGTATGACAATAGAACGAGAGTACAGATCAATTAGTTCATTATCTGAAACTGGCCCCAAAAATTCAATTCGATTCTCTAATCCGAGATCACGAGTTAACTTTTTTAAATTTTTTTCGTCCTCACCTTTTCCTGCTAGGAGTAATTTGACACCATTTTTAACATATTTCATAGATTTAATAACGAGATCAATCCGCTTCCACCTATGAAGCCTCCCTGGCAAGAAGATAAATTCGCCTTTTTTTGGTTCGCTAAATCCAGATAATAAGGTATCCGGATAAATTAATTTAAAGTCAATATTATTCCAGAACTGATCGGCATTTCTAAGTCGCTCTTCTACTGTATGACCTATTGTGCAATGCTTCTTTATTCTGGATGGATCGAGACCATATTTATCAAATGCATATATTAATTCACGTTGTTTTATTTTATCCAATCCTAGAGATATTTCATCAAACATATCATAAAAGACTCTTATTGTATGAAGTAGGTAAGAAATATGATTCCTATGACGAACCATGTAAGTCGGAGCCTTGGTAGAAATAACCACATCATAATCATCTAGGTCTAAGTAATAACAATAACAATATGCCTGTACAATTGATTCAAATGTAGATTCATCAACAAGAACTTTTACATGATTGACATTGTGACCTTTAGTTATTAAAGCTTTAATAAGCCCATCATATAATCCCTCTGCACCGCCTCTTTCGCCTTTTACTGATTGAGGTGTAACTACAGCGATATTCATCATGACGCCCAACTCAATTTTTATTTTTATAAATAATTGCAATATATAATATTTATATCAACTTCTTTCTTTGGTTATAATGCATCCAATATGTAATTTTTCTTTATAATAATCAAGATGAAGAATTCTAAAACCTGCATCCTTTAGGATTGTTTCCCATTCTTCAACAGTCATTTTTCTCTCGTTACCATATTCCCTATATGGCCAATGTACTGAAGGTACAGAGAATGCAACATATTTAGCGATAGTTAATTGTTTTGATAATAGCTCTATCAAAGAATTATTATCAAAATGCTCCATAGTACCTTGTGAAAAAGCGATGTCAAATTGTTCTTCTTTAAAAATATCCAGATCAAACGCATCGATCATAACGAATTTTGCAAAGCCACCTAACTTTTTAGAAGTTTCTATAGCTCTTTTTACTATTAATGGGTCATTATCAATCCCTATACAACTATATGCATACCTAGAAAAATATATTGAGAATGAGGCTGTACCAAGGCCAATCTCTATAAGCTTGGGAACATTATCGCCAGCGCTCATACATGAAAAATGTTTAATCAGTTCAACGAACTCCATATGATGTTCAATAATTCCCTTTAAGTCATCTTCAGTGATATTTTTATTATAAAATTTAGACCAATTAGTCATTTCCGGTTCATTAATGTTACACATTTTTTCTTCTAGTATCTGAATCCTACCCATTAAATCACTAGACTCGAATGACGAAATACGATCTTCAAAATGACCAGATTCTAATTTATTTAATCTTTCGCAGATATCACTTGACTTTAATGTAGATATATGCCCATTAATGGCCATAAGAATCCTGATGATTTCATAATTAAAGTTATTTTGTTTTTCTATTATCGGATCGATGTATCTCCTAACTTCATCATTTACCATTTGTCGACCTTTAACAATCACAGGTCCTAGGACTTTTCTATGCGATGTTATAGAATAATTATAATTATTTATATCCTTGTTATAATTTAATATGGATAAATCTATATCGAAGAGATTAACTTTAGTCCCTAAGGAATTATCAATAAACTTTATTTCATTATCATCAACAAACTTATTTATTCTGTTTTGCACTAATTTATTATTTATATCAGCCATAATTGACTCAACGTCAATATCATTACTTTTAATAAGTGTATTACTCAACAAAATTGAATCCAGAGATTGGCCGATTTGTTTTTTATTACCTGAATTATCACCCATTTAATGTCCTCCTTGCTCAATCTCATAATCAAAATTAATCCTAATAAAACCTATATCATCAGAATTATTGATAACATTGAAAAAGTACTTTTTACTATGCCAATCATACGTAATTTTATAATCTTTAGATTGGCATGATACAGATACAAAATATTTTCCCTGTAATAATGGTAATTCTTTAATTAATATCCTTATCTCACCATCACCGTTTATTGAGTCAATTTTAATATTCTTAAATTTAGTGTTAGAACCGAAACATTGATTCCCTCTCTCATCAAATATTTCAAATCCGAATATTGGTTCGGATACAAGTTCTTTAGATGTAAATCTGCCAATTATTGTCATTGGATCCCCGGAGAAAAATGAATCGCCCTCGTTCCCATTTTTATCTAAAAATTTTATGTCCAATATTTCTATTTTTTTATTGCCCCATCTGAAGTTAGCCATAGATCGATATTTTTCAACAAAATCAATTGAATCTTCTATTGACTCTTCAGATCCGGTCGTTTTAGATTCATTACTTGGTTTATTTAGGATAACTTCTTGATGTTCATTATTTTCAATTGTACTTATAAAAATATCATCTTGTTTTGAATCCACCCTATATACGTATCTATCAATTACATCTGCGGTTTTTCCAAAAGCTACAACTTCGCTATTCCTTAATAATATAGTCTTATCACAAAACCTTCTTACTGCATTAAGGTCATGTGATACAAAAAGCATAGTAATTCCTTCATTTCTATATTCCCTGAAGATGTCAAGACATTTTTGTTGAAATTCCATGTCACCAACTGCTAGTACTTCATCTACTAGCAATATTTCGGGTTTTACTTGTATTGCTGTAGCGAATGCCAATCTCACCTGCATTCCGGATGAAAAGTTCTTCAACTTTGTATCTTTGAATTTAGTTAATCCTGCAAATTCCAGCACATAATCCATATTTCTGTTGATCTCTTTTTTCGAAAGCCCCATTATAGTACTATAAACTTCAATATTTTCTTTAGCAGTAAGATCAGGCTGAAATCCTACACCGAGTTCTAAAAAAGGCGTTATTTTACCATTAACCTCAACACTTCCTTTTGTCGGTCGTAATATGCCGGAAATTATCTTAAGCAATGTGCTTTTTCCACTACCATTATCCCCAATTATACCTATAGAGTCCCCTTTCTCTACAGTAAAGCTGACATCATTTAATGCAATGAATTTTTCATATGTCGAAGGACTAAAAAAGCCTTTTATATTCTCAAATAGCGTCGTCCTTCTCTCATGAGGTATTATAAACTCCTTTGTGACATTATTAACTATAATAGCCGGCTTATCTTCTGGCTTTACTTTTTTAATATTTAATTCTTGTACCTCAAGCATAGTATCCCCTATACTTCTTCTGCAAATTTTGGCTCTAATTTACTAAATACTATCCAGCCGAACGCCAACGCTAATAATGATATGGATATAATGTAAGCCACATTTTGAGCGACCGGCAACGCATCATATATTAAAACGCCCCTTAGCATTTCCATTATTACGCCCATCGGATTATACTTTAATAGTTCCACAAAAGGAACTCCTTGAAGCATGCTCAGCGAATATATGATAGGGGTCAGGAAGAAACCTGCCTGCATCACGACTCCCCATATCCATTGCACGTCCCTGTACCTTACGTTCAGCGAAGCGATCCCCAGTGAAATGCCAAGGACGAATATAAACTCTACAGCCATAACTGCCGGGAACAGGATCGCCGTCAACGTTGGCAATAATCCGAAGACGATCATGAACGCCCCGAATACTACAAATTCCAGTGCGGTCATCATAAGCGCGGTAAGACATGCACTTATTACCAGGACCTCTCTGGGGAAATAGATCTTTTTGACAAGATTAGGCTTTCCGACGATGCTGCCCAGGCTCATGTTCGTAGCCTTATCCATGAATCCCCATGATATGATACCAAGCAGCAGAAAAAGCGGATAGTGGTCAATAGACCTGTTCGCAAAAATGCTGCTGAACACTATGTACAATACAAGCAGCATCAGCAAAGGCTGTAACAGGGACCAGACGATGCCGAGCACGGAGTTCTTATATCTTAATTTCAGGTCCGTAACGGCCATCTTTTTTATTAAGCCCCGATATTCCCACAGATTGGACATTGTGATACCTTTCTATTATTTAAGCGATTAAATTATTTGAACTATGATAGCCTGATACTCATAAGACCGTCGATAGTCGATATATATTTTTTCCTGACGGCATCCGGCGAGTAATTGTCCCCTACATAGGCGATGCCGCAAACGCTCATCTTTTTCCTGGCCTCTTCATTATTTAGGACTGCATCTATCGCATTTGCGAACTCTTCATATGAGCCGTAGCTTACGCCTGCGCCGCTCCTATCGCAATGACCTTTTAGCACTTCGCACTGGCCGTTAGCGATCACGGGAGTTCCGCACAGCATCGACTCGAGCACAGAGTATGAAAAGCTCTCGTAGAGAGAAGGATTTACCACAGCGCTCGCCGCCTTTATTGCACCGCTCTTAT
The nucleotide sequence above comes from Methanooceanicella nereidis. Encoded proteins:
- a CDS encoding glycosyltransferase family 2 protein encodes the protein MTDNPYISVIIPVYNEEDNITELYGQLSSVLYSLNQPFEVLFIDDGSRDNTYNKLKEIKDDNVRIIRFQRNFGKAAALSCGFKYARSNIVITMDGDLQDDPKEIAKFLEGLKEFDMVSGWKYRRKDPFTKTIPSKIFNILTRVLTNVNIHDFNCGFKAYRGYVVKDIKLYGELHRYIPAIAQWKGYTVGEIKVEHHPRVHGKSKYGANRLLKGFLDLITVKFLITYIQRPLHLFGSIGVLLSGSGFLVGCYLIYLWFNEVKIGDRPLLNLSVLLIITGIQLIAMGLIGELFVNSKDNNNWIIKKE
- a CDS encoding lysylphosphatidylglycerol synthase transmembrane domain-containing protein, producing the protein MKRKSLLAILVTLFFIIFLLVRLDINTIINTVLKMDFKLLLLTIPFIILLYIIKTKKWLILLDSIDIKIGFLEAFKIYLIGTFYGVITPAKVGEFTRSFYLQQKKSQTIPTILVDRITDIVTLLLLSIVLILALFNNNELINLIILMIVLFISAIFIVTNKRIVTMIFKLFKINDDHKENYFVTFNRIIKNKKALYYVLLLTFCYYMVNMFIFWLIIKSLNPALNEMLALSLPIIIIMGNIPITVSGLGIREFVSVLIFSLLNEEPAYGFSASLILYVITCLIPGLGGSVFTIRKRKNENESK
- a CDS encoding class I SAM-dependent methyltransferase, translating into MNLNRGNYKKYMSNNPLVSMVISKFLNEIKTTLETLNVNNALDVGCGEGFVTQYLNLKNSTGIDISNNALIFARKINKNTNFCRSSIYKLPFKDESFDLIMALEVLEHLEDPDSALCEIKRISRKYCLLSVPNEPYFRIMNLFRGKNIIRLGNDKEHIQGWTSKKFLKMLERHFEIIILKRPFPWTLVLCKKREY
- a CDS encoding ArnT family glycosyltransferase; protein product: MKINIKKFDSHTYEVILVLALFLIPFILRIIFISHYLDDWDSIQFALGIHDFNIKEHQPHPPGYPAYIFLAQLFYIIFQNDTLTLTLMSALFGSISVVFTYLLAKEFFGYEIGILSAAILSCTPAHFIFSVVAMNDIVSMSLLIVSIYLLYIGLNREKFLLLGSYLIGFTIGIRPQIFILIIILFSIIQYWKKNLSSNIYSIILFIFGCITWFIPASILNGGVIEYLTLTRSQIDAVDRFNYTFVQFEKFINLMLDGWTQIIIFFIILTTIAICLLIIEKMGKVNLKNINKPLTILFIWLLIGVFFIISLYTLYITRYLLPIFVPLSIIISYSIKYIGDKFSNKKLKIIYYSIVCVCIVIMLIQSISIVSSISHIAPAPVQAATYIEENYNHNDTIIIARDSYRHFQYYLPNFTTKMYVSNVKLTDETQITKIISESPLSFENSVKINEFYRSDNIYQKHSKVNLYEEELYNRIIADIGVHDLEMWGETPTRWITENATFIYISKNIEETNITFNVKPFRTNKSLIVFINNQIVFNDNIKNYEKITIPIHIDKGVNKIIFYCPDKSQRPCDIPELKSNDNRYLCFYIQNIYIDG
- a CDS encoding glycosyltransferase, yielding MRYLMVSTYPPKKCGIGKYAYQMVQNIKKDGELVDIISLNKAEDGLYMDLKGGRKLLGLSKYINNCDKTIIQYHESFYHDSSKNLISNILTYLSFYYLFIRYGRKIEVIAHEISYDKKGFYKFLECLKWGLCPNILFHTQKEIDTFISHYFKLQDGKYHLIDHSKYFIKYTNLSKSECRNKFGLPSDKIIFLCIGFIQEHKGFDVAANCFKKLENNNLLLYIVGSVRIKEEPYLRYWYKLKNIVESSNNVKLVDSFVSDKEFDEWINASDIILIPYKEIWSSSVLARAKLYNKPVICRNVGGLEEQLNSNDITFNTDNELMLILTEFEKSILNKII
- a CDS encoding glycosyltransferase family 4 protein, which encodes MMNIAVVTPQSVKGERGGAEGLYDGLIKALITKGHNVNHVKVLVDESTFESIVQAYCYCYYLDLDDYDVVISTKAPTYMVRHRNHISYLLHTIRVFYDMFDEISLGLDKIKQRELIYAFDKYGLDPSRIKKHCTIGHTVEERLRNADQFWNNIDFKLIYPDTLLSGFSEPKKGEFIFLPGRLHRWKRIDLVIKSMKYVKNGVKLLLAGKGEDEKNLKKLTRDLGLENRIEFLGPVSDNELIDLYSRSIVIPFVTKKEDFGYITIEAFRAKKPVITCHDSGEPTYIVKDGVSGFIVEPDPIKIAEKINFFIENPDEAANMGINGYDAVRHITWDNVTNDMLDGINIDPSERTPKINTLVLDMQPIEPAIGGGRLRLKGLYSNFPRNFQVTYIGSYDWSGEQHREIKISDNLNEIDVPFSKTHFDINSYLNKLVPQNVTIDVLSPFLIFASDEYVNRVKKELIKNEVIIVSHPWIYSVIYDDIKDKLLIYDSHNYEYGLREQLFPKNGFGKCIVEYVRFVESNLCKQADIILACSDEDKAKFVLNYGVDPEKIFILPNGTFVKDYDINIEKNKLKNELGIDNFAAIFVGSNYAPNVDAAEFIIKTLAQECGDIQFIIVGGVSDCVDKTSIPSNVLITGLVSNDDLKKYMLASDIALNPMVRGSGINIKMLDYFAAGLPVITTKIGARGLYNKNNYIESELSDFRKYIKLFLDDKNILTEMSKCARNTAESEYDWNKLSINLGNLIGKSLRGK
- a CDS encoding class I SAM-dependent methyltransferase, with the protein product MGDNSGNKKQIGQSLDSILLSNTLIKSNDIDVESIMADINNKLVQNRINKFVDDNEIKFIDNSLGTKVNLFDIDLSILNYNKDINNYNYSITSHRKVLGPVIVKGRQMVNDEVRRYIDPIIEKQNNFNYEIIRILMAINGHISTLKSSDICERLNKLESGHFEDRISSFESSDLMGRIQILEEKMCNINEPEMTNWSKFYNKNITEDDLKGIIEHHMEFVELIKHFSCMSAGDNVPKLIEIGLGTASFSIYFSRYAYSCIGIDNDPLIVKRAIETSKKLGGFAKFVMIDAFDLDIFKEEQFDIAFSQGTMEHFDNNSLIELLSKQLTIAKYVAFSVPSVHWPYREYGNERKMTVEEWETILKDAGFRILHLDYYKEKLHIGCIITKERS
- a CDS encoding ABC transporter ATP-binding protein, whose translation is MLEVQELNIKKVKPEDKPAIIVNNVTKEFIIPHERRTTLFENIKGFFSPSTYEKFIALNDVSFTVEKGDSIGIIGDNGSGKSTLLKIISGILRPTKGSVEVNGKITPFLELGVGFQPDLTAKENIEVYSTIMGLSKKEINRNMDYVLEFAGLTKFKDTKLKNFSSGMQVRLAFATAIQVKPEILLVDEVLAVGDMEFQQKCLDIFREYRNEGITMLFVSHDLNAVRRFCDKTILLRNSEVVAFGKTADVIDRYVYRVDSKQDDIFISTIENNEHQEVILNKPSNESKTTGSEESIEDSIDFVEKYRSMANFRWGNKKIEILDIKFLDKNGNEGDSFFSGDPMTIIGRFTSKELVSEPIFGFEIFDERGNQCFGSNTKFKNIKIDSINGDGEIRILIKELPLLQGKYFVSVSCQSKDYKITYDWHSKKYFFNVINNSDDIGFIRINFDYEIEQGGH